A region of Mus musculus strain C57BL/6J chromosome 4 unlocalized genomic contig, GRCm38.p6 C57BL/6J MMCHR4UN_CTG1 DNA encodes the following proteins:
- the Dhrsx gene encoding dehydrogenase/reductase SDR family member on chromosome X homolog isoform X2, translated as MGSDRAHFLPLDLASLASVRGFARDFRALGLPLHLLVNNAGVMLEPRAETEDGFERHLGVNFLGHFLLTLLLLPALRASGAEGRGSRVVTVGSATHYVGTVDMADLHGRHAYSPYAAYAQSKLALALFALQLQRILDARGDPVTSNMADPGVVDTELYRHAGWVLRTVKRFLGWLVFKSPEEGAWTLVYAAAAPELEGVGGRYLRDEAEAEPLGTARDQELQRRLWAEGLRLTGAGGGDSDGVAW; from the exons ATGGGGAGCGACCGAG CGCACTTCTTGCCCCTGGACCTCGCCTCCCTGGCCTCCGTCCGAGGCTTCGCCCGCGACTTCCGGGCGCTGGGACTCCCCCTGCACCTGCTCGTCAACAACG CGGGCGTGATGCTGGAGCCGCGGGCTGAGACTGAGGACGGCTTCGAGCGCCACCTGGGTGTGAACTTCCTGGGCCACTTCCTGCTGACGCTGCTGCTCCTCCCCGCCTTGCGCGCGTCAGGGGCCGAGGGGCGGGGCTCGCGTGTCGTCACCGTGGGGTCGGCCACACACTACGTGGGCACCGTGGACATGGCCGACCTTCACGGGCG CCACGCCTACTCCCCGTACGCAGCCTACGCGCAGAGCAAGCTCGCCCTCGCCCTGTTCGCCCTACAGCTGCAGCGCATCCTGGACGCCCGCGGTGACCCTGTGACCTCCAACATGGCCGACCCCGGCGTGGTCGACACCGAGCTGTACCGGCACGCGGGGTGGGTCTTGCGCACGGTGAAGCGGTTCCTCGGGTGGCTCGTTTTCAAG AGCCCGGAGGAGGGCGCGTGGACGTTGGTGTACGCGGCGGCCGCCCCGGAGCTAGAAGGTGTCGGAGGTCGCTACCTGCGTGACGAGGCCGAGGCAGAGCCGCTGGGGACCGCGCGGGACCAGGAGCTGCAGCGGCGGCTGTGGGCCGAGGGCCTCAGGCTGACGGGCGCGGGGGGCGGGGACAGCGATGGCGTGGCGTGGTGA
- the Dhrsx gene encoding dehydrogenase/reductase SDR family member on chromosome X homolog isoform X4: MLEPRAETEDGFERHLGVNFLGHFLLTLLLLPALRASGAEGRGSRVVTVGSATHYVGTVDMADLHGRHAYSPYAAYAQSKLALALFALQLQRILDARGDPVTSNMADPGVVDTELYRHAGWVLRTVKRFLGWLVFKSPEEGAWTLVYAAAAPELEGVGGRYLRDEAEAEPLGTARDQELQRRLWAEGLRLTGAGGGDSDGVAW; the protein is encoded by the exons ATGCTGGAGCCGCGGGCTGAGACTGAGGACGGCTTCGAGCGCCACCTGGGTGTGAACTTCCTGGGCCACTTCCTGCTGACGCTGCTGCTCCTCCCCGCCTTGCGCGCGTCAGGGGCCGAGGGGCGGGGCTCGCGTGTCGTCACCGTGGGGTCGGCCACACACTACGTGGGCACCGTGGACATGGCCGACCTTCACGGGCG CCACGCCTACTCCCCGTACGCAGCCTACGCGCAGAGCAAGCTCGCCCTCGCCCTGTTCGCCCTACAGCTGCAGCGCATCCTGGACGCCCGCGGTGACCCTGTGACCTCCAACATGGCCGACCCCGGCGTGGTCGACACCGAGCTGTACCGGCACGCGGGGTGGGTCTTGCGCACGGTGAAGCGGTTCCTCGGGTGGCTCGTTTTCAAG AGCCCGGAGGAGGGCGCGTGGACGTTGGTGTACGCGGCGGCCGCCCCGGAGCTAGAAGGTGTCGGAGGTCGCTACCTGCGTGACGAGGCCGAGGCAGAGCCGCTGGGGACCGCGCGGGACCAGGAGCTGCAGCGGCGGCTGTGGGCCGAGGGCCTCAGGCTGACGGGCGCGGGGGGCGGGGACAGCGATGGCGTGGCGTGGTGA
- the Dhrsx gene encoding dehydrogenase/reductase SDR family member on chromosome X homolog isoform X3, with protein sequence MGSDRAGVMLEPRAETEDGFERHLGVNFLGHFLLTLLLLPALRASGAEGRGSRVVTVGSATHYVGTVDMADLHGRHAYSPYAAYAQSKLALALFALQLQRILDARGDPVTSNMADPGVVDTELYRHAGWVLRTVKRFLGWLVFKSPEEGAWTLVYAAAAPELEGVGGRYLRDEAEAEPLGTARDQELQRRLWAEGLRLTGAGGGDSDGVAW encoded by the exons ATGGGGAGCGACCGAG CGGGCGTGATGCTGGAGCCGCGGGCTGAGACTGAGGACGGCTTCGAGCGCCACCTGGGTGTGAACTTCCTGGGCCACTTCCTGCTGACGCTGCTGCTCCTCCCCGCCTTGCGCGCGTCAGGGGCCGAGGGGCGGGGCTCGCGTGTCGTCACCGTGGGGTCGGCCACACACTACGTGGGCACCGTGGACATGGCCGACCTTCACGGGCG CCACGCCTACTCCCCGTACGCAGCCTACGCGCAGAGCAAGCTCGCCCTCGCCCTGTTCGCCCTACAGCTGCAGCGCATCCTGGACGCCCGCGGTGACCCTGTGACCTCCAACATGGCCGACCCCGGCGTGGTCGACACCGAGCTGTACCGGCACGCGGGGTGGGTCTTGCGCACGGTGAAGCGGTTCCTCGGGTGGCTCGTTTTCAAG AGCCCGGAGGAGGGCGCGTGGACGTTGGTGTACGCGGCGGCCGCCCCGGAGCTAGAAGGTGTCGGAGGTCGCTACCTGCGTGACGAGGCCGAGGCAGAGCCGCTGGGGACCGCGCGGGACCAGGAGCTGCAGCGGCGGCTGTGGGCCGAGGGCCTCAGGCTGACGGGCGCGGGGGGCGGGGACAGCGATGGCGTGGCGTGGTGA